From Desmodus rotundus isolate HL8 chromosome 12, HLdesRot8A.1, whole genome shotgun sequence, one genomic window encodes:
- the APRT gene encoding adenine phosphoribosyltransferase, whose protein sequence is MADPQLQLVARRIRSFPDFPTPGVLFRDITPLLKDPDSFRASINLLTKHLKKTHGGKIDYIVGLDSRGFLFGPSLAQELGLGCVLIRKRGKLPGPTVSASCTLEYGKADLEIQKDALEPGQKVVVVDDLLATGGTMRAACELLGQLRAEVLECVSLVELTSLKGREKLGAVPFFSLLQYE, encoded by the exons ATGGCGGACCCTCAGCTGCAGCTGGTGGCTCGGCGCATCCGCAGCTTCCCAGACTTCCCGACTCCGGGCGTCCTGTTTAG GGACATCACTCCCCTCCTAAAGGACCCTGACTCCTTCCGCGCTTCCATCAACCTCCTGACCAAACACCTGAAGAAGACCCACGGGGGCAAGATAGACTACATCGTGG GCCTGGACTCCCGGGGCTTTCTGTTtggcccctccctggcccaggaACTTGGCTTGGGCTGTGTGCTCATCCGAAAGCGAGGAAAGCTGCCTGGCCCTACAGTGTCCGCCTCCTGCACACTGGAATATGGGAAG GCTGACCTGGAAATCCAGAAAGATGCCCTGGAGCCAGGGCAGAAGGTGGTAGTTGTGGATGATCTGCTGGCCACTGGCG gaaCCATGCGTGCAGCCTGTGAGCTGCTGGGCCAGCTGCGGGCTGAGGTGTTGGAGTGCGTGAGCTTGGTGGAGCTGACGTCGCTGAAGGGCAGGGAGAAGCTGGGGGCTGTGCCCTTTTTCTCCCTGCTGCAGTATGAGTGA
- the CDT1 gene encoding DNA replication factor Cdt1 isoform X1 gives MRAHRPRAKTKRSSAGARMRPFPIHPHAPGSARVGGGATGGGRIGVKRGFTSVRCRSPAFLFPLSGFSFPVPAPGPGLILVMAQRRLTDFFARRRPGPRAASSRAKPTWSTPSSAQPAPHARAPNSGGRRKRALLPDDPAYDEPTRDEPAPPARRRLRLLADAVPGPGSAEAPISLRPGSPDAPSSAEHSCLSKNTKKVAFSAGQLPRLVPQEDKVPSKSTFSEFKSCLHWARELGTRVQELRASAQRNDAGEPNALEANGHSSRPSGEKAPAYQRFHALAQPGPPGLVLPYKYQVLAEMFRSMDTIVGMLYNRSETVTFAKVKKGVQDMMRKRFEERNVGQIKTVYPASYRFRQERNVPTFKDGVKRSDYQLTIEPLLDQEDGNIATQLTASRLLQRRQVFSQNLLERVQEHHRVFLASLSPPMVVPEDQLTRWHPRFNVDEVPDIEPAELPQPPTTEKLATAQDVLARARSLMSPRMEAALSDLALRTAEPSSPQSSSPALPATPPATPPAPLKGVSQDLLERIRAKEMQKQLAHMTRCPEQEQRLQRLERLPELARVLRNIFVSERKPALSMEVACARMVSSYCVAMSPDLLTGPLSAGEMEKHVQLLSELLPDWLSLHHIRMDTYVKLDKAADLASVAEQLARLTRAEEVL, from the exons ATGCGCGCGCACCGCCCGCGCGCAAAGACAAAGCGCTCAAGCGCAGGGGCCCGGATGCGTCCATTTCCCATCCACCCCCACGCTCCTGGTTCGGCCCGCGTAGGGGGCGGGGCCACGGGTGGCGGGAGAATCGGAGTGAAGCGCGGCTTCACTTCCGTCCGCTGCCGGTCTCCTGCTTTTCTGTTCCCGCTGTCCGGCTTCTCCTTCCCTGTTCCCGCCCCCGGCCCTGGTCTCATCCTCGTCATGGCGCAGCGCCGCCTCACCGACTTCTTTGCGCGCCGCCGCCCGGGACCCCGCGCCGCGTCGTCGCGGGCCAAGCCAACCTGGAGCACCCCGAGCTCCGCCCAGCCCGCGCCCCACGCCCGGGCTCCCAACTCGGGCGGCAGGCGCAAGCGCGCCCTCCTGCCCGACGATCCCGCTTACGACGAGCCCACGCGCGACGAACCCGCGCCACCCGCGCGCAGGAGGCTGAGGTTGCTTGCAGATGCG gtccctggccctggctctgcagaGGCTCCTATTTCCCTGCGCCCTGGCTCCCCAGATGCCCCTAGCTCTGCGGAGCACTCCTGTCTGAGCAAGAACACAAAGAAGGTTGCCTTCTCAGCAGGTCAGCTGCCCAGACTGGTACCCCAGGAGGACAAG GTCCCCTCAAAAAGCACCTTCTCAGAATTCAAGTCGTGCCTTCATTGGGCCCGGGAGCTGGGCACACGGGTCCAGGAGCTGAGGGCAAGTGCTCAGAGGAATGATGCTGGGGAACCCAATGCACTGGAAGCCAATGGGCACTCATCAAGGCCAAG TGGAGAAAAGGCACCTGCCTATCAGCGGTTCCATGCCctggcccagccagggcctcctggcCTTGTGCTGCCCTATAAGTATCAGGTGTTGGCTGAGATGTTTCGCAGTATGGACACCATTGTGGGCATGCTGTACAACCGCTCGGAGACTGTGACCTTTGCCAAGGTCAAGAAAGGCGTCCAGGACATGATGCGCAA GCGCTTTGAGGAGCGCAACGTGGGCCAGATCAAAACCGTGTATCCTGCCTCCTACCGTTTCCGCCAGGAGCGCAATGTTCCCACGTTCAAGGATGGTGTCAAGAGGTCTGATTACCAGCTCACCATTGAGCCACTGTTGGACCAGG AGGATGGCAACATAGCCACCCAGCTCACAGCCTCACGCCTTCTGCAGCGACGACAGGTCTTCAGCCAGAATCTGTTGGAGCGCGTCCAGGAGCACCACAGG GTATTCCTGGCCTCCCTGAGCCCCCCCATGGTGGTGCCCGAGGACCAGTTGACACGCTGGCACCCCCGCTTCAACGTGGATGAAGTGCCTGACATCGAGCCTGCTGAGCTGCCCCAGCCACCTACCACTGAGAAGCTGGCCACCGCTCAGGACGTGCTGGCCCGAGCCCGAAGCCTGATGTCACCCAGG ATGGAGGCGGCCTTAAGTGACTTGGCCCTGCGTACAGCTGAGCCCAGCAgcccccagtcctccagcccagCACTGCCAGCCACCCCCCCGGCCACTCCACCTGCTCCCCTAAAGGGGGTGTCCCAGGACCTGTTGGAACGG ATCCGGGCCAAGGAGATGCAGAAGCAGCTGGCACATATGACACGGTGTCCAGAGCAGGAGCAGAGGCTGCAGCGGCTTGAGCGGCTGCCCGAGCTGGCCCGGGTGCTGCGTAACATCTTTGTTTCCGAGCGCAAGCCAGCGCTCTCCATGGAGGTGGCCTGCGCCAGGATGGTGAGCAGCTACTGCGTGGCCATGAGTCCAG ATTTGCTCACAGGCCCCCTCTCTgcaggggaaatggagaaacacGTGCAGCTCCTGTCCGAGCTGCTGCCAGACTGGCTTAGCCTGCACCACATCCGCATGGACACCTATGTCAAACTGGACAAGGCTGCTGACCTGGCAAGTGTCGCCGAACAGCTGGCTCGCCTTACCCGTGCCGAGGAGGTGCTGTGA
- the CDT1 gene encoding DNA replication factor Cdt1 isoform X2 → MRAHRPRAKTKRSSAGARMRPFPIHPHAPGSARVGGGATGGGRIGVKRGFTSVRCRSPAFLFPLSGFSFPVPAPGPGLILVMAQRRLTDFFARRRPGPRAASSRAKPTWSTPSSAQPAPHARAPNSGGRRKRALLPDDPAYDEPTRDEPAPPARRRLRLLADAVPGPGSAEAPISLRPGSPDAPSSAEHSCLSKNTKKVAFSAGQLPRLVPQEDKVPSKSTFSEFKSCLHWARELGTRVQELRASAQRNDAGEPNALEANGHSSRPSGEKAPAYQRFHALAQPGPPGLVLPYKYQVLAEMFRSMDTIVGMLYNRSETVTFAKVKKGVQDMMRKRFEERNVGQIKTVYPASYRFRQERNVPTFKDGVKRSDYQLTIEPLLDQEDGNIATQLTASRLLQRRQVFSQNLLERVQEHHRVFLASLSPPMVVPEDQLTRWHPRFNVDEVPDIEPAELPQPPTTEKLATAQDVLARARSLMSPRMEAALSDLALRTAEPSSPQSSSPALPATPPATPPAPLKGVSQDLLERIRAKEMQKQLAHMTRCPEQEQRLQRLERLPELARVLRNIFVSERKPALSMEVACARMVSSYCVAMSPGEMEKHVQLLSELLPDWLSLHHIRMDTYVKLDKAADLASVAEQLARLTRAEEVL, encoded by the exons ATGCGCGCGCACCGCCCGCGCGCAAAGACAAAGCGCTCAAGCGCAGGGGCCCGGATGCGTCCATTTCCCATCCACCCCCACGCTCCTGGTTCGGCCCGCGTAGGGGGCGGGGCCACGGGTGGCGGGAGAATCGGAGTGAAGCGCGGCTTCACTTCCGTCCGCTGCCGGTCTCCTGCTTTTCTGTTCCCGCTGTCCGGCTTCTCCTTCCCTGTTCCCGCCCCCGGCCCTGGTCTCATCCTCGTCATGGCGCAGCGCCGCCTCACCGACTTCTTTGCGCGCCGCCGCCCGGGACCCCGCGCCGCGTCGTCGCGGGCCAAGCCAACCTGGAGCACCCCGAGCTCCGCCCAGCCCGCGCCCCACGCCCGGGCTCCCAACTCGGGCGGCAGGCGCAAGCGCGCCCTCCTGCCCGACGATCCCGCTTACGACGAGCCCACGCGCGACGAACCCGCGCCACCCGCGCGCAGGAGGCTGAGGTTGCTTGCAGATGCG gtccctggccctggctctgcagaGGCTCCTATTTCCCTGCGCCCTGGCTCCCCAGATGCCCCTAGCTCTGCGGAGCACTCCTGTCTGAGCAAGAACACAAAGAAGGTTGCCTTCTCAGCAGGTCAGCTGCCCAGACTGGTACCCCAGGAGGACAAG GTCCCCTCAAAAAGCACCTTCTCAGAATTCAAGTCGTGCCTTCATTGGGCCCGGGAGCTGGGCACACGGGTCCAGGAGCTGAGGGCAAGTGCTCAGAGGAATGATGCTGGGGAACCCAATGCACTGGAAGCCAATGGGCACTCATCAAGGCCAAG TGGAGAAAAGGCACCTGCCTATCAGCGGTTCCATGCCctggcccagccagggcctcctggcCTTGTGCTGCCCTATAAGTATCAGGTGTTGGCTGAGATGTTTCGCAGTATGGACACCATTGTGGGCATGCTGTACAACCGCTCGGAGACTGTGACCTTTGCCAAGGTCAAGAAAGGCGTCCAGGACATGATGCGCAA GCGCTTTGAGGAGCGCAACGTGGGCCAGATCAAAACCGTGTATCCTGCCTCCTACCGTTTCCGCCAGGAGCGCAATGTTCCCACGTTCAAGGATGGTGTCAAGAGGTCTGATTACCAGCTCACCATTGAGCCACTGTTGGACCAGG AGGATGGCAACATAGCCACCCAGCTCACAGCCTCACGCCTTCTGCAGCGACGACAGGTCTTCAGCCAGAATCTGTTGGAGCGCGTCCAGGAGCACCACAGG GTATTCCTGGCCTCCCTGAGCCCCCCCATGGTGGTGCCCGAGGACCAGTTGACACGCTGGCACCCCCGCTTCAACGTGGATGAAGTGCCTGACATCGAGCCTGCTGAGCTGCCCCAGCCACCTACCACTGAGAAGCTGGCCACCGCTCAGGACGTGCTGGCCCGAGCCCGAAGCCTGATGTCACCCAGG ATGGAGGCGGCCTTAAGTGACTTGGCCCTGCGTACAGCTGAGCCCAGCAgcccccagtcctccagcccagCACTGCCAGCCACCCCCCCGGCCACTCCACCTGCTCCCCTAAAGGGGGTGTCCCAGGACCTGTTGGAACGG ATCCGGGCCAAGGAGATGCAGAAGCAGCTGGCACATATGACACGGTGTCCAGAGCAGGAGCAGAGGCTGCAGCGGCTTGAGCGGCTGCCCGAGCTGGCCCGGGTGCTGCGTAACATCTTTGTTTCCGAGCGCAAGCCAGCGCTCTCCATGGAGGTGGCCTGCGCCAGGATGGTGAGCAGCTACTGCGTGGCCATGAGTCCAG gggaaatggagaaacacGTGCAGCTCCTGTCCGAGCTGCTGCCAGACTGGCTTAGCCTGCACCACATCCGCATGGACACCTATGTCAAACTGGACAAGGCTGCTGACCTGGCAAGTGTCGCCGAACAGCTGGCTCGCCTTACCCGTGCCGAGGAGGTGCTGTGA